In Columba livia isolate bColLiv1 breed racing homer chromosome 8, bColLiv1.pat.W.v2, whole genome shotgun sequence, a single genomic region encodes these proteins:
- the RGS2 gene encoding regulator of G-protein signaling 2, translating to MQSALFLALEHNSGRMERGGRRRSEAEEVEKGRMKRTIIKDWKTRLSYFLQNSSNSTKMKSKKVGKHRTYFRPSPEEAQLWSEAFDELLANKYGLAAFRAFLKSEFCEENIEFWLACEDFKKTKSPQKLTSKAKKIYNDFIEKEAPKEINIDFQTKNMIAQNIQEATHTCFSAAQKRVYSLMENNSYPRFLESEFYQELCKKTPITRAAQGT from the exons ATGCAGAGCGCACTGTTCTTGGCGCTGGAGCATAACAGCGGGCGCATGGAGCGAGGCGGCCGCCGCCGCAGCGAGGCAGAGGAGGTGGAGAAGGGCAGGATGAAGAGGACGAT CATTAAAGATTGGAAGACAAGACTGAGCTATTTTCTGCAGAACTCTTCCAATTCTACTAAAATGAAATCTAAGAAAGTGGGAAAACACCGCACCTACTTTAG ACCTTCCCCTGAAGAAGCCCAGCTGTGGTCAGAAGCCTTTGATGAACTTCTTGCTAATAAAT ATGGTCTTGCTGCTTTCCGAGCTTTTCTGAAGTCTGAGTTCTGCGAAGAGAACATCGAGTTCTGGTTGGCCTGTGAGGACTTCAAGAAAACCAAGTCACCCCAGAAGCTGacatcaaaagcaaaaaaaatctacaatgACTTCATTGAAAAAGAGGCTCCCAAAGAG ataaACATAGACTTCCAAACCAAGAACATGATTGCACAGAACATTCAAGAAGCCACACATACATGCTTCAGTGCAGCCCAGAAGAGAGTTTACAGCTTAATGGAGAATAACTCATACCCACGGTTTTTGGAATCTGAGTTCTATCAGGAGCTGTGCAAGAAGACACCCATCACCAGAGCAGCCCAGGGGACATGA